In the genome of Neofelis nebulosa isolate mNeoNeb1 chromosome 6, mNeoNeb1.pri, whole genome shotgun sequence, one region contains:
- the C6H6orf62 gene encoding uncharacterized protein C6orf62 homolog isoform X2: MSENPSDPVSPVVRKKKSALFEVSEVIPVMTNNYEENILKGVRDSSYSLESSIELLQKDVVQLHAPRYQSMRRDVIGCTQEMDFILWPRNDIEKIVCLLFSRWKESDEPFRPVQAKFEFHHGDYEKQFLHVLSRKDKTGIVVNNPNQSVFLFIDRQHLQTPKNKATIFKLCSICLYLPQEQLTHWAVGTIEDHLRPYMPE; encoded by the exons ATGAGTGAAAACCCGAGTGATCCTGTGTCTCCCGTGGTGCGA aagaaaaaatcagCACTTTTTGAAGTGTCTGAGGTTATACCAGTTATGACAAATAATTACGAAGAAAATATCCTGAAAGGTGTGCGAGATTCTAGCTATTCCTTGGAAAGTTCCATAGAGCTTTTACAGAAGGATGTGGTACAGCTCCATGCTCCTCGATACCAGTCTATGAGAAGG GATGTAATTGGCTGTACTCAGGAGATGGATTTCATTCTTTGGCCTCGGAATGATATTGAAAAAATTGTCTGTCTCCTGTTTTCTAGGTGGAAGGAATCTGATGAGCCTTTTAGGCCTGTTCAG GCCAAATTTGAGTTTCATCACGGTGACTATGAAAAACAGTTTCTGCATGTACTGAGCCGCAAGGACAAGACTGGAATTGTTGTCAACAATCCTAACCAGTCAGTGTTTCTCTTCATTGACAGACAGCACTTGCAg ACTCCGAAAAACAAAGCTACAATCTTCAAGTTATGCAGCATCTGCCTCTACCTGCCGCAGGAACAGCTTACGCACTGGGCGGTTGGCACCATAGAGGACCACCTCCGTCCTTACATGCCGGAGTAG
- the C6H6orf62 gene encoding uncharacterized protein C6orf62 homolog isoform X1 codes for MGDPNSRKKQALNRLRAQLRKKKESLADQFDFKMYIAFVFKEKKKKSALFEVSEVIPVMTNNYEENILKGVRDSSYSLESSIELLQKDVVQLHAPRYQSMRRDVIGCTQEMDFILWPRNDIEKIVCLLFSRWKESDEPFRPVQAKFEFHHGDYEKQFLHVLSRKDKTGIVVNNPNQSVFLFIDRQHLQTPKNKATIFKLCSICLYLPQEQLTHWAVGTIEDHLRPYMPE; via the exons ATGGGGGACCCAAACTCCCGGAAGAAACAAGCTCTGAACAGACTACGTGCTCagcttagaaagaaaaaagaatctctagCTGACCAGTTTGACTTCAAGATGTATATTGCCTTTGTATTCAAGGAGAag aagaaaaaatcagCACTTTTTGAAGTGTCTGAGGTTATACCAGTTATGACAAATAATTACGAAGAAAATATCCTGAAAGGTGTGCGAGATTCTAGCTATTCCTTGGAAAGTTCCATAGAGCTTTTACAGAAGGATGTGGTACAGCTCCATGCTCCTCGATACCAGTCTATGAGAAGG GATGTAATTGGCTGTACTCAGGAGATGGATTTCATTCTTTGGCCTCGGAATGATATTGAAAAAATTGTCTGTCTCCTGTTTTCTAGGTGGAAGGAATCTGATGAGCCTTTTAGGCCTGTTCAG GCCAAATTTGAGTTTCATCACGGTGACTATGAAAAACAGTTTCTGCATGTACTGAGCCGCAAGGACAAGACTGGAATTGTTGTCAACAATCCTAACCAGTCAGTGTTTCTCTTCATTGACAGACAGCACTTGCAg ACTCCGAAAAACAAAGCTACAATCTTCAAGTTATGCAGCATCTGCCTCTACCTGCCGCAGGAACAGCTTACGCACTGGGCGGTTGGCACCATAGAGGACCACCTCCGTCCTTACATGCCGGAGTAG
- the ACOT13 gene encoding acyl-coenzyme A thioesterase 13, with protein sequence MNRLTQHVLELLKRMGSGRDFDRVLEKVTLVSATPGKLICEMRVEDDHANKYGTLHGGMIATLVDNISTLALVSTERGAPGVSVDMNITYMAPAKIGEDIVITAHVLKEGKTLAFTSVDVMKKATGKLVAQGRHTKHLGNQNTTGLKISNSEHQV encoded by the exons ATGAACCGCTTGACACAGCACGTGCTGGAGCTGTTGAAGAGGATGGGCAGTGGTCGCGATTTTGATAGAGTTTTGGAAAAG gtgACTCTGGTCTCTGCTACCCCTGGGAAACTGATTTGTGAAATGAGAGTAGAAGACGACCATGCCAATAAGTACGGCACTCTGCATGGTGGCATGATAGCCACCTTAGTGGATAACATATCAACATTGGCTCTGGTGTCCACAGAAAGGGGAGCACCAGGAGTCAGTGTCGATATGAACATAAC GTACATGGCACCGGCTAAAATAGGAGAAGATATAGTGATAACAGCCCATGttctgaaggaaggaaaaacacttGCATTTACCTCCGTGGATGTGATGAAGAAGGCCACGGGAAAATTAGTAGCACAAGGCAGACACACAAAACACCTGGGAAACCAGAACACCACCGGCCTAAAGATATCCAACAGCGAACACCAAGTGTAA